The nucleotide sequence CTGGCCGCGGTGCTGGTCGGCATGGTCATCCAGTCCACCCCGGTCAGCTTCGGTGCGGCCGGCACACCGGTGCTCACCGGTATCGGCCAAGGGCTCTCCGGATCACCCGAGGTGGACGCCCGGATGGCCGTGCTCGGGCTGGACCAGGCCGGCTACCTCTCGCAGATCGGGTTCCAGGTCGCCGCGCTGCACGCCGTCGCCGGCACCCTGATCCCGCTGTTCCTGGTCTGCCTGCTGACCCGCTTCTTCGGCGCGAACCGCAGCTTCGCCGAGGGCCTGGCGATCTGGCCGTTCGCGCTCTACGCCGCGTTCGCGATGACCGTCCCGTCGGTGCTCGTCGCCGGGCTGCTCGGCCCGGAGTTCCCGTCGCTGCTCGGCGGCCTGATCGGGCTGGCACTGGTGATGTTCACCTCCAGCCGCGGATTCCTGATGCCCGAGCGGAACTGGGACTTCCCGCCGCGCGAGCAGTGGCTGGACCGCTGGATCGGCAACATCGAGCCGGACACCTCGGTCGCCGGCACCCGGATGAGCACCTGGCTGGCCTGGCTGCCCTACGTCCTCGTCGCCGCGATCCTGGTGCTCACCCGGACCATCGAGCCGATCAAGGAGGCGCTGCAGGCCGTGGCGATCGGCCCGTCCGACATCCTCGGAACCGGCATCGCCGCCGACGTGCAGGTGCTGTACTCGCCGGGCGGGATCTTCCTGCTGGTCTGCCTGATCACCTACGTGATGCACCGGATGAACGGGCGGAAGATCGCCCGGTCCTGGACGGTGTCGGCGGGCCAGCTCGCCGGCGCGGCGGTCGCCCTGCTGTTCGCGGTGCCGCTGGTCCGGATCCTGATCAACTCCGGCGCCGAGTTCAACACCACCGGGCTGGACAGTATGCCGCTGACCCTCGCCGAGGGCGCGGCCAGCCTGGCCGGGACGTCGTGGCCGATCCTGGCGCCCTGGATCGGTGCGCTCGGTGCGTTCGTCGCGGGCAGCAACACGGTGTCGAATCTGACGTTCGCGCTGTTCCAGTTCGCCACCGCGGAGAACACCGGCGCCGTGCCGGAGACCGTCGTCGCCACCCAGGCGGTCGGCGGCGCGGCGGGCAACATGGTGACCGTGCACAACATCGTCGCGGCATCGGCGACGGTCGGCCTGCTCGGCAAGGAGGGCGACGTCATCCGGATGACGATCCTGCCGACGATCTACTACTGCCTGCTCACCGGTGGACTGTCGTTCGTGCTGATCTACGGGCTCGGCTTCAACATCGGTACCGCGCTGCTGGCGCTGGTGCTGATGACACTGGCCGCGGTCGTCGTCGGGCTGCGCCGGTCGATGCCGGTCCGGACCTGACCCGACCGGGCCTCGGCCACAACCGGCCACACCCGGACGCACGTCGGCCCGGTCACGCATGCGTGACCGGGACGGTGTCGGTGCGGGGTGCTCCGGGGGGAGCGCCGTTCAGCTGCCGCGGCGCCAGAACAGCAGGACCCGGCGGAGCCGCCCGCGCAGCCGCGGGTGCCCGGGAACGGAGCGCTGTGGCGTCGGGAACTGCCGGAACTCCGGCGGCGGTGGGGTCATGCCCGCTGCCGGAAGGGTCGGCGGGTCCATCGCGACGAGGGTCTGCGGGAAATGACGGGCGGACGGGGTCACGGACTGCTCCACGACCGCTCCATCGCCCTGAGTGGTCGTTCCGTTACCGGTGGTCTGCCGCACGAAGCCTCCTCGATGTGCCGGCCCGCGCACCGTCGACGGGAGGGCGCCGGCACGACCCGGGGGTCCGGGCGGGGCGCGGGAGGCCCGCGGAGCGGGCGGTCACCGGGAGCGCGGGCGACGATGCCTGCACGGTGCAGGGTAGTACGCACGGCCGGCCGGAAAGCGTGCGGTGCCTCACCCGGACAGCCGGTCACCGGCCCCGATCGGGCTACCGTACGAGATCGGTGCGACGGACGGTCGTCGGACAGCGGAGCGGAGGTGTCGGGGCCGGTGACAGGAGTGGCCTGGGCGGCACTGGCGGGGTTGGTCCTCGCCGGGGTGCTGCTGGTCCTCACGCACCGGCGGATCGAGCACCTGGAGCGGGCCGACACCGCACGCAAGTGGGATCTGCTCGCGCTGCGCGCCGAGCTGGGTGCGCTGCGCGGCGAGCTGCGCTCGGGACAGCCGCGTCCGCGGGACGGGGCCGCGCCTGCTCCCCGGCGCGCGACCCGTGCCGACCCGCCGGCCCAGCCGACCACGGGCCCGACGGCCTGGCGCCGGTCGCACCGCCGCACCGCACGCCGGTCGCGTCGCCAGACCTACTGACCGGCGCGCGGTCACGGCAGCATCCAGCCCAGCACCGGCGTCGCCTGCAGCGCGATGATCGCGGACAGCACGACCAGCATGCCGAGGCTCCACCCGATCACCCGGCGCAGCAGCACGCCCTCCTGCCCCTCCAGCTTCACCGCGACGCAGGCGATCGTCAGGTTCTGCGGGGACAGCATCTTGCCCAGCACACCGCCGGACGAGTTCGCCGCGGCCAGCAGGTCCGGCGGGAGCCCGGCACTGTTCGCCGCCGTCACCTGCAGCGACCCGAACAGTGCGTTCGCCGAGGTGTCCGAACCGGTGACGGCCACCGCGAACCAGCCCAGCACCGGCGACAGGAACGCCAGCGCGCCGCCCGCCCCGGCGATCAGCAGCCCGATCGCGGTGGTCTGCGCCGACGCGTTCATCACGTAGGCCAGCGCGAGCACCGACGTGACGGTGACGATCGCCCACCGCAGGTCGTGCACCGTCTCGCCCCAGATCCGCAGCGCCCGGCGGGCGGACACCCCGAGCAGCGCGGCGATGATCACCGCGGCGACCACCATCAGCGTTCCGGCGGTGGACACCCAGGTCAGCGTGTACGCCGTGCTGCTGTGCGGCTCCCCCTGCGGATCGAGCACCGCCATCCCCGGCCAGTCGAAGGCCAGCTTCAGCGAGTCCAACACACCCTTGAGCCCGGGGATCTGGGCGAGCGCGAACACCGCGACGATCACCACGTAGGGCAGGTAGGCGAGCCGGATGTCGCGCGGCGTGTCCGCCGGCTCCCCGTCGTCGGGGCCGGCCGTCCCGGCGCCGACCCGGGCGGGCCGGCGGGCCGCCCACGCCGCGCCCGGCCGCAGCCGGGCCAGTCCGACGATCGCCAGCGCACCGGCCAGCGAGGCGACGATGTCGGTCAGCTCCACCGACACGAAGTTCGAGGTGAGGAACTGGCCGAGCGCGAAGACCACGCCACCGGCGAGGGCCGGCTGCCAGGCCTCCCGGATCCCGCGGACGCCGTCCACGATGAACACCAGCACCAGCGGCACGAACAGGGCCAGCAGCGGCGTCTGGCGTCCGACCACCGACGACACCTGGTCCAGCGGGAGCCCGGAGACCCGGGCCAGCGTGATGACCGGGACACCCATCGCGCCGAACGCGACCGGTGCGGTGTTCGCGACCAGCGCGATCACCGCGGCCTTCAGCTTGTCGAAGCCGAGCGCGATCAGCATCACCGCGGTGATCGCGACCGGGGCGCCGAACCCGGCGAGCGCCTCCAGCAGCCCGCCGAAGCAGAACGCCACCAGGATCGCCTGGGTGCGGGTGTCCGACGACAGCGCGCCGAAGCTGCGCCGCAGCACGTCGAAGTGCCCGGTGGAGACGGTCATGTTGTAGACCCAGAGCGCGTTCACCACGATCCAGAGGATCGGGAACAGCCCGAAGAACGCGCCGTGCGACGCGGCCAGCAGTGCCTGCCCGGCCGGCATCGCGAACCCCGCGACGGCGACGACGAGCGCCACCGCCAGGCCGGACAGCGCCGCCCACTGGGCCTTGAGCCGGAACACGCCCAGCAGCACGAAGACGGTGGCGAGCGGGAGCATCGACACCATGGCCGAGGTGACCAGGGAGCCGCCGACGGCCTCCGGATCCTGCTGGTAGGGGCCCTGGGCGAGGGCCGTGAGGGTGTCCGACGAGAGGGGCGGCGCTGACCATTTCGTCATGGAGCGGAGTCTGGCATCCGCATCGCGGAATTGCAGGATGGAACGTTGCTTGATAAGTCAGTGCGTCCGGGAACCCGGGGGTGCGATGCCCGGATCGCTCACACCCCCGGCCGGGACTCAGCGGCGGGGCAGTGCCACCCCGCGGATGCTGGCGTCGAGCAGCTGCACCGGATGCAGCAGCGGGACGTCGGCGAACGCGGTGTCCCCGGAGGGACCGCTGCTGCCGGAGGAGCCGCTGCCCTCGGAGGATCCGGGCAGGTACTTGGCGATCTGCAGCAGGCAGCCCGGGTTCGCGGTGACGACGACGTCGGGCTTCGCGTCCCGGATCTTCCCGGCCTTGCGCTCACCGAGCTCGGCGGCCGCGTCCGGCATGATCATGTTGTAGATCCCGGCGGAGCCGCAGCACAGCGACGCCTCGGCGATGTCGACCAGCTCCAGCTCCGGCACCGTCCGCAGCACCTCCCGCGGCTGGGAGCGCACGCCCTGGGCGTGCCCGAGATGGCACGCGTCGTGATAGGCGACCCGGCCGCGGACCGGGGTCCTCGGGGCACGCGGCCCGCCGTCGTCGGACTCGGGGCGCGAGTACAGCTCGGCGAGCACCTCGTGCACGTCCCGGCAGCGCGCGGAGAACGCGGCGGCCCGGGCTGCCCACTCCGGGTCGTCGGCGAGCAGGTGGCCGTAGTCCTTCATCGACGAGCCACAGCCCGCGACGTTGGTGACGACCGCGTCGACGTCGAGCGTCTCGAACCGGGCGATCGTGCGCCGGGCCCTGGCCAGCGCCGACTCCTCGCGGCCGGCGTGCACCTCCAGTGCACCGCAACACTGCTGGTCACGCGGCACCAGCACGTCGCAGCCCTCGGCGGCGAGCACCCGCAGGGTGGCCTCGTTGACCCGGTGGAAGAACACGTCCTGCACGCAGCCGGTGAGCAGCGCGACCCGGGCCCGGCGGCGTCCGACGGCGGGGGTGTGCACCGGCAGCGTGGCGAAGGCCTCGCGGACGGAGACCGGCGGCAGCAGCGACTCCATGGCGGCGAGCCGCCGCATCGTTCCGGCCGGCAGCCGGCCGGGCAACGTCTCCGCCAGCTTCCGGATCGCCGGGACGGCGCGCAGCTTCTGGTAGAGCGCGCCGGGCAGCGCGGCCACCCGCAGCCGCCGCCGGTAGGGGAACAGCGCGAAGATCGCGTCCCGGAACAGCTTGTCCGCCCGGTTGCGGGGGACGTTGCGCTCGATCTGCGGGCGCACCGACTCCAGCAGCTTGTCGTACTGCACGCCGGACGGGCAGGCCGTCACGCAGGCCATGCAGCCCAGGCAGTTGTCCATGTGCTGGGTGAAGGGGCCGTCGAGCCCGATATCCCCCTTCTCGGCCAGGTCCATCAGCAGGATCCGGCCGCGCGGGGAGTCCATCTCCTCGCCCCACAGCACGTAGGTCGGGCAGGTCGGCAGGCAGAACCCGCAGTGCACGCAGTCGTCGAGCAGTTCCCGCTCCGGCGGGTGCACGCCGTCGAACGCGGACGGCTGGGCGGGGTCGTGGGTGCTCGTCATGCGTGCCTCACATCCAGGGGTCGAAGCGACCGGCGGCGAACCGGGCCTCGGGGTCGAGCTGGGTCTTGACGGCCTTGAGCAGGGCGAGTGCGGACGGTGCCGGGCCCCAGGCCGGGGCATCGAGTGCGTCCGGACGGTCCCGCAGCACCGAGGTGCCGCCGGCCGCGGCCACCGCCTCGTGCACCTCGGCGACCGCCGCG is from Pseudonocardia autotrophica and encodes:
- a CDS encoding L-lactate permease, translating into MDNLGVLSLLALTPILVVAILLVGLRWPAKYAMPLGFVVAALIGALVWGMDTTTIAAASLEGLVIAGGLLYIIFGALLLLQTLTQSGALATIRSGFTSISGDRRVQAIIIGWLFGSFIEGAAGFGAPAAVIAPLLLALGFPALAAVLVGMVIQSTPVSFGAAGTPVLTGIGQGLSGSPEVDARMAVLGLDQAGYLSQIGFQVAALHAVAGTLIPLFLVCLLTRFFGANRSFAEGLAIWPFALYAAFAMTVPSVLVAGLLGPEFPSLLGGLIGLALVMFTSSRGFLMPERNWDFPPREQWLDRWIGNIEPDTSVAGTRMSTWLAWLPYVLVAAILVLTRTIEPIKEALQAVAIGPSDILGTGIAADVQVLYSPGGIFLLVCLITYVMHRMNGRKIARSWTVSAGQLAGAAVALLFAVPLVRILINSGAEFNTTGLDSMPLTLAEGAASLAGTSWPILAPWIGALGAFVAGSNTVSNLTFALFQFATAENTGAVPETVVATQAVGGAAGNMVTVHNIVAASATVGLLGKEGDVIRMTILPTIYYCLLTGGLSFVLIYGLGFNIGTALLALVLMTLAAVVVGLRRSMPVRT
- a CDS encoding L-lactate permease, whose translation is MTKWSAPPLSSDTLTALAQGPYQQDPEAVGGSLVTSAMVSMLPLATVFVLLGVFRLKAQWAALSGLAVALVVAVAGFAMPAGQALLAASHGAFFGLFPILWIVVNALWVYNMTVSTGHFDVLRRSFGALSSDTRTQAILVAFCFGGLLEALAGFGAPVAITAVMLIALGFDKLKAAVIALVANTAPVAFGAMGVPVITLARVSGLPLDQVSSVVGRQTPLLALFVPLVLVFIVDGVRGIREAWQPALAGGVVFALGQFLTSNFVSVELTDIVASLAGALAIVGLARLRPGAAWAARRPARVGAGTAGPDDGEPADTPRDIRLAYLPYVVIVAVFALAQIPGLKGVLDSLKLAFDWPGMAVLDPQGEPHSSTAYTLTWVSTAGTLMVVAAVIIAALLGVSARRALRIWGETVHDLRWAIVTVTSVLALAYVMNASAQTTAIGLLIAGAGGALAFLSPVLGWFAVAVTGSDTSANALFGSLQVTAANSAGLPPDLLAAANSSGGVLGKMLSPQNLTIACVAVKLEGQEGVLLRRVIGWSLGMLVVLSAIIALQATPVLGWMLP
- a CDS encoding (Fe-S)-binding protein; translation: MTSTHDPAQPSAFDGVHPPERELLDDCVHCGFCLPTCPTYVLWGEEMDSPRGRILLMDLAEKGDIGLDGPFTQHMDNCLGCMACVTACPSGVQYDKLLESVRPQIERNVPRNRADKLFRDAIFALFPYRRRLRVAALPGALYQKLRAVPAIRKLAETLPGRLPAGTMRRLAAMESLLPPVSVREAFATLPVHTPAVGRRRARVALLTGCVQDVFFHRVNEATLRVLAAEGCDVLVPRDQQCCGALEVHAGREESALARARRTIARFETLDVDAVVTNVAGCGSSMKDYGHLLADDPEWAARAAAFSARCRDVHEVLAELYSRPESDDGGPRAPRTPVRGRVAYHDACHLGHAQGVRSQPREVLRTVPELELVDIAEASLCCGSAGIYNMIMPDAAAELGERKAGKIRDAKPDVVVTANPGCLLQIAKYLPGSSEGSGSSGSSGPSGDTAFADVPLLHPVQLLDASIRGVALPRR